The nucleotide sequence CGGACCGCGGGCTCGACCCCGGCCGCGTCGTAGACGGCGCCGGCACCGCGGCCCGCGGTGTGCTCGGCGATGAACGCCGGCACGTCCAGCGCGCCGGGGTCGAGCGTCGTCGCGCCCAGTGCCTCGATCGCCGCGCGCCGGGTCGGTGACGGCTCGACGACGAAGACGTCCTCGACTCCCCGGCCGCGCAGGGCGAACCACAACCCGATGCCGATCGGCCCCGCGCCGAACACCATCGCGGTGTCGCCCGGGGTCGGCTCGCCGAGCGTCGCCGCGTGGTAGGCGACCGACATCGGCTCCACCAGCGCGCCGAGTTCGAGGGACACCGCGTCGGGGAGCCGGTGCAGCATGTCGACCGGCACCACGGTGTACTCGGCCATGCCGCCGTCGCTCATCAGGCCGTGGAAGCCGATCTGGGCGCACACGTTGTAGTTGCCCGCCGCACAGGGACCGCAGTGGCCGCACCGGTAGATCGGTTCGACCGCCACCCGGTCGCCCTCGGCCCAGCCGCTGACGTCGCGGCCGACCGCGGTGACGGTGCCGGCGAACTCGTGACCCATCACCAGCGGCAGCTGCTGACCGGTCAGCGGGTGCGGCGAGGTCGGGACGAAGATCGGGC is from Mycolicibacterium grossiae and encodes:
- a CDS encoding 2,3-butanediol dehydrogenase, yielding MKAAVYYGPTKLDVTDVPIPDPGPGTVQVRVAYNGICGTDLHEFYAGPIFVPTSPHPLTGQQLPLVMGHEFAGTVTAVGRDVSGWAEGDRVAVEPIYRCGHCGPCAAGNYNVCAQIGFHGLMSDGGMAEYTVVPVDMLHRLPDAVSLELGALVEPMSVAYHAATLGEPTPGDTAMVFGAGPIGIGLWFALRGRGVEDVFVVEPSPTRRAAIEALGATTLDPGALDVPAFIAEHTAGRGAGAVYDAAGVEPAVRSALACVGSRKPMVSVAIYEKPLTTPLLNLVMNESRIQGSLCYTAADFEAVIALMAGGGYDTTGWVTTIGLDDVVDGGFEALHAGTKMKVLVDPRAS